In Candidatus Melainabacteria bacterium, a single window of DNA contains:
- a CDS encoding putative DNA binding domain-containing protein, with protein sequence MKKLKETEILELKKSTSELKEAIISMASILNKHQKGKVYFGVKDNGEAVGQDISKNTIREVSQRVLENIEPKVYPKIAKTKVNKKDCLQVEFEGNDVPYFAFGRAYLRIGDENRQLSSKELENIFLKKNKDELRWDNKYSDKSINQVNVKVLREYIKRANLAKRIDYKFKDVKTTLSKLDLIKDRKLLRAGEVLFCNKNSLEVQLAIFAGTDRIKFLDIKMLKGNLFDLLEQSELYIKEHINWRVEFKDFKRVEIPEIPVDALREALVNSLCHRDYWRGEGNQIAIFKDRVEIFNPGKFPEGLSPQDFIKGEERSVLRNPLIATVLYLSKDIEKWGSGLKRIYGECKENKVRVEFKVLKSGFLTTFYRTKESKGITTQKTTQKTTQKILAFIKDNPYITRGELASRLNLTEDGIKYHINNLKKEKKLKRIGPDKGGYWKV encoded by the coding sequence ATGAAAAAACTAAAAGAGACTGAAATATTAGAACTAAAAAAGTCAACTTCAGAATTAAAAGAAGCTATTATTTCTATGGCTTCTATTCTTAATAAACATCAAAAAGGTAAAGTTTATTTTGGAGTGAAAGACAATGGTGAAGCAGTAGGTCAAGATATATCAAAAAATACAATAAGAGAAGTTTCACAGCGAGTACTAGAAAATATTGAACCAAAGGTTTATCCAAAAATTGCAAAAACAAAAGTCAATAAAAAAGACTGCCTACAAGTTGAGTTTGAAGGGAATGATGTCCCATATTTTGCTTTTGGCAGAGCTTATTTAAGAATAGGTGATGAGAACAGACAATTAAGCTCAAAAGAATTGGAAAACATATTCTTAAAAAAGAATAAAGATGAGCTTCGCTGGGATAATAAATATTCAGATAAATCAATAAATCAAGTAAATGTCAAAGTGCTTAGAGAGTACATAAAAAGAGCTAACTTAGCAAAAAGAATAGATTACAAATTTAAAGATGTAAAAACAACACTGTCAAAATTAGATCTAATAAAAGATAGAAAACTCTTAAGAGCAGGAGAGGTTTTATTTTGTAACAAAAATTCTTTGGAAGTACAGCTTGCAATTTTTGCAGGTACAGACAGGATAAAGTTTCTTGACATAAAAATGCTAAAAGGTAACCTCTTTGATCTACTTGAACAGTCAGAATTATATATAAAAGAACATATAAACTGGAGAGTTGAGTTTAAAGATTTTAAACGTGTAGAAATTCCTGAGATTCCTGTAGATGCATTAAGAGAAGCATTAGTTAATTCACTTTGTCATAGAGATTACTGGAGAGGAGAAGGAAATCAAATAGCTATATTCAAAGATAGAGTTGAGATATTTAATCCTGGCAAGTTTCCTGAAGGACTTTCACCCCAAGACTTTATTAAAGGGGAAGAAAGATCTGTTTTAAGGAATCCTCTTATTGCTACTGTACTTTATTTAAGCAAAGATATTGAAAAATGGGGTTCCGGTTTAAAGAGGATATATGGGGAATGCAAAGAAAACAAAGTAAGGGTTGAGTTTAAAGTACTTAAGTCTGGCTTCTTGACTACTTTTTACAGGACAAAGGAAAGCAAAGGCATAACTACCCAGAAAACTACCCAGAAAACTACCCAGAAAATATTGGCGTTTATAAAAGACAATCCTTATATTACAAGAGGCGAATTAGCTAGTCGCTTAAATTTAACCGAAGATGGAATAAAATATCATATTAATAACTTAAAGAAAGAAAAAAAACTCAAACGCATTGGCCCTGACAAAGGCGGGTATTGGAAGGTGTAA
- the trmD gene encoding tRNA (guanosine(37)-N1)-methyltransferase TrmD, with product MQFEIITLFPDIIKTYCGLGIVGRACKERKIRVNTVDLRKFGIGRHKKTDDLPYGGGVGLIFMVEPVFKALESISRKKKSKVLITSASGKKWDQDFAGKLKNEEQIIIICGRYEGYDERILNFVDYEISMGDYILTGGELPSLAIIDSVSRLLPGVLKKEETFEEESFKNKLLEYPQYTRPQEFKDYKVPDILLSGHHAKIKKWREEQSKLKTKKNRPDLLCKHFSNQ from the coding sequence ATGCAATTTGAGATTATAACCTTATTCCCAGACATTATAAAAACTTATTGTGGATTAGGTATTGTTGGACGTGCTTGTAAAGAAAGAAAAATAAGGGTAAACACTGTTGACTTAAGAAAATTTGGTATTGGCAGACACAAGAAAACAGATGATTTACCTTATGGTGGTGGGGTTGGCTTAATTTTTATGGTAGAGCCCGTTTTTAAAGCACTAGAAAGTATTTCAAGAAAAAAGAAATCAAAAGTTTTAATTACATCTGCAAGTGGTAAAAAATGGGATCAAGATTTTGCAGGCAAACTAAAAAATGAAGAACAAATAATTATAATATGTGGTCGTTATGAAGGATATGATGAAAGAATATTAAACTTTGTTGATTATGAGATTTCAATGGGAGATTATATTTTAACTGGAGGAGAACTTCCATCACTAGCAATAATTGATTCAGTCTCAAGGCTTCTTCCAGGAGTATTAAAAAAAGAAGAAACATTTGAAGAAGAATCTTTTAAAAATAAACTTCTTGAATATCCACAATATACAAGGCCTCAAGAGTTTAAAGATTATAAAGTGCCAGATATTTTATTAAGTGGTCATCATGCCAAAATAAAAAAGTGGAGAGAGGAACAAAGCAAACTAAAAACAAAAAAAAATAGACCAGACTTACTATGCAAACATTTTTCCAATCAATAA
- the hslO gene encoding Hsp33 family molecular chaperone HslO, with amino-acid sequence MLDSNYLVKAISRNKSFRAIAVSTSNLTEEARQRHNLSHTATVAIGRTFACGILLCNILRKTKGHLTLKIKGNGPLGSIVSDVSNEGTIRGYVDKPQIECFDEKGYVDIDKAIGKVGYVHVSYDNDKGLPYSGSVEITSGEIAKDIVNYLAKSEQIPSFLSCGVYLEPASGKVLQAGGIIIQALPEALEKDIKVLEETTARLDPFSILLRSGLTLEQIIRKALKGFDIEILSEFEGLCFYCGCSLKKFESAIASLDKKEIQYIIDKIGYAEGRCHFCNNTYIIKKENLVDLLKK; translated from the coding sequence ATGCTAGATAGCAATTATTTAGTAAAAGCAATTTCAAGAAATAAGTCATTTAGAGCTATTGCAGTTTCTACAAGTAATCTAACTGAAGAGGCTAGACAAAGACATAATTTATCTCATACTGCAACTGTTGCAATTGGCAGAACATTTGCTTGTGGAATTTTACTTTGTAATATACTTAGAAAAACAAAAGGGCATTTAACATTAAAAATTAAAGGCAATGGCCCACTAGGCAGTATAGTTAGCGATGTAAGTAATGAAGGAACAATACGTGGATACGTTGATAAACCACAAATAGAATGCTTCGATGAAAAAGGATATGTTGATATTGATAAAGCAATTGGAAAAGTAGGTTATGTGCATGTTAGTTATGACAATGATAAAGGGCTTCCATATAGTGGCTCTGTTGAAATTACTTCAGGTGAAATTGCAAAAGATATTGTAAACTACCTTGCAAAGTCAGAACAAATACCCTCATTTTTATCCTGTGGAGTTTACTTAGAACCCGCTAGTGGAAAGGTTTTACAGGCTGGAGGGATAATAATACAAGCTCTGCCAGAAGCGTTGGAAAAAGATATAAAAGTTTTAGAAGAAACGACAGCTAGGCTTGATCCATTCTCAATTTTACTAAGATCTGGGCTAACTTTAGAACAAATAATAAGAAAAGCCCTTAAAGGATTTGACATAGAAATACTTTCAGAATTTGAAGGATTATGTTTTTATTGTGGCTGTAGTTTAAAAAAATTTGAAAGTGCAATTGCATCTTTAGATAAAAAAGAGATTCAATACATAATTGACAAAATTGGATATGCAGAAGGAAGATGTCATTTTTGTAATAATACTTACATTATAAAAAAAGAAAATTTAGTAGACTTACTTAAAAAATAA
- the uppP gene encoding undecaprenyl-diphosphatase UppP gives MQTFFQSITLGIIQGLTEFLPISSTAHLRIIPALFHWKDPGTAFSAVIQLGSMFSILIYFWKDLKNVFTSKLAFWIIIATLPICFFGILFKEQIELGYVRDFKIVSFSLIFFGVVLFLSDFLAKQEKKIEKLNFLDVFIIGLAQSLALIPGVSRSAITISSGLFLGLKRYDAARFSFLLSIPSILLSGVFEMNTFISSIRDNSYNCSYVNVIIGAVSAFIAGYIAIDFLLKYLQRHKTYIFVIYRVLLGIIIMYLNYRRFIH, from the coding sequence ATGCAAACATTTTTCCAATCAATAACTTTAGGAATTATACAAGGACTAACTGAATTCCTTCCAATAAGCAGTACAGCTCATTTGCGAATTATACCAGCACTTTTCCATTGGAAAGATCCAGGCACTGCGTTTTCTGCTGTAATTCAGTTAGGATCTATGTTTAGTATTTTAATTTATTTTTGGAAAGACTTAAAAAATGTTTTTACTTCCAAATTAGCATTCTGGATTATTATTGCCACACTACCAATTTGTTTTTTTGGAATCTTGTTTAAAGAACAAATTGAATTAGGTTATGTTAGAGACTTCAAAATAGTATCTTTTTCATTGATTTTTTTTGGAGTTGTTTTATTTTTAAGTGACTTTTTAGCAAAACAAGAAAAAAAAATTGAAAAATTAAATTTCCTTGATGTTTTTATTATTGGTTTAGCTCAATCTTTAGCATTAATCCCAGGAGTATCTAGATCAGCAATTACAATTAGCTCAGGTTTATTTTTAGGACTTAAAAGATACGATGCTGCAAGATTTTCTTTCTTGTTAAGCATCCCTTCAATTCTTTTAAGTGGTGTTTTTGAAATGAATACTTTTATTTCTAGCATAAGAGATAATTCTTATAATTGTAGCTATGTAAATGTAATTATTGGAGCAGTTAGTGCATTTATAGCAGGTTATATTGCAATTGATTTTTTATTAAAATATTTACAAAGACATAAGACATATATTTTTGTAATTTACAGAGTATTGTTAGGAATAATTATTATGTATCTTAATTACAGAAGGTTCATTCATTAA
- the frr gene encoding ribosome recycling factor, with the protein MQATDVLKNTEEQMKKTVNSTQKELQGIRTGRANPALLDKVIVDYYGAPTSLKQLANISTPDGKCLVIHPYDKNSLKDIEVAINKSDLGMTPNNDGNVIRIVVPALTEERRKELVKLIKKLAEDGKIGIRNLRRDALELIKKLEKEKQVSEDESKKQQEQIQKLTDKHSKEIDELSINKEKEVMTV; encoded by the coding sequence ATGCAAGCAACAGATGTTTTAAAAAATACTGAAGAACAAATGAAAAAAACAGTTAACAGTACCCAAAAAGAATTACAAGGCATCCGTACAGGAAGAGCTAATCCAGCTCTTTTGGATAAAGTAATTGTTGATTATTATGGAGCTCCTACTTCCTTAAAACAATTAGCAAATATTTCTACCCCAGATGGAAAGTGTTTAGTTATTCATCCTTATGATAAAAACTCATTAAAAGATATTGAAGTTGCAATTAATAAATCTGATCTTGGAATGACTCCAAACAATGATGGAAACGTAATAAGAATTGTAGTTCCAGCTTTAACAGAAGAAAGAAGAAAAGAATTAGTTAAACTAATAAAGAAACTTGCAGAAGATGGAAAAATTGGAATAAGAAATTTAAGGAGAGACGCGCTAGAATTAATTAAAAAATTAGAAAAAGAAAAACAAGTTTCAGAAGATGAATCAAAAAAACAACAAGAACAAATTCAAAAACTAACTGATAAACATTCAAAAGAAATTGATGAATTAAGCATAAATAAAGAAAAAGAAGTTATGACTGTCTAG
- the gcvT gene encoding glycine cleavage system aminomethyltransferase GcvT gives MLTLRKTQLIEEHKKARAKLVDFAGFEMPLQYQGIIAEHNAVRKNVGVFDVSHMGEFLVSGKDASEYLNYLVPNDLKKIEEPGRGIYTQICNQSGGTIDDLIIYHIDADYLVVVNASNIDKDWNWFNKNKANFNVELKNISNNISLLAVQGPKSQSILTNILKIDLETQKYFHIQKYQSNWISRTGYTGEDGFEIFLDSQNQAVLIWQELIKAGVVPCGLGARDTLRLEAAYPLYGHELDEETSPLEAGLGWSIKLEKENDFIGKETLLKQKKEGLKKKLVCLKINDRLIARQEHKVFTKNDEEIGIVCSGSQGITVGYPIATAYVSPKFSEIGNELFVSIREKLVSATIVKRPFYSRQS, from the coding sequence GTGCTAACCCTAAGAAAAACTCAATTAATTGAAGAGCATAAGAAAGCAAGGGCAAAACTTGTGGATTTTGCAGGTTTTGAAATGCCTCTCCAATATCAAGGAATAATTGCTGAACATAATGCAGTAAGAAAAAATGTTGGTGTTTTTGATGTTTCTCATATGGGTGAGTTTTTAGTTTCAGGAAAAGATGCAAGTGAATATTTAAATTATTTAGTTCCAAATGATTTAAAAAAGATAGAAGAACCTGGCAGAGGGATTTATACTCAAATTTGTAATCAAAGCGGTGGAACAATTGATGACTTAATTATTTATCATATTGATGCAGATTATTTAGTAGTTGTTAATGCTTCAAATATAGATAAAGACTGGAATTGGTTTAATAAAAATAAAGCTAACTTTAATGTAGAGTTAAAAAATATCTCTAATAATATTTCCCTTCTTGCAGTTCAAGGACCTAAATCACAAAGTATATTAACTAATATCTTAAAAATAGATTTAGAGACACAAAAATATTTCCATATTCAAAAATACCAATCTAACTGGATTAGTAGAACTGGTTATACTGGTGAAGATGGATTTGAAATATTTCTTGATAGTCAAAATCAAGCAGTTTTAATTTGGCAAGAATTAATTAAAGCTGGAGTAGTACCATGTGGTTTAGGTGCAAGAGATACTTTACGTTTAGAAGCTGCTTATCCTCTTTATGGTCATGAGTTAGATGAAGAAACATCTCCATTAGAAGCTGGTTTAGGCTGGAGTATAAAACTAGAGAAAGAAAACGATTTTATTGGTAAGGAAACATTATTAAAACAAAAAAAAGAAGGGCTTAAAAAAAAATTGGTCTGCTTAAAAATTAATGACAGACTAATAGCTAGACAAGAACATAAAGTTTTTACAAAAAATGATGAAGAGATTGGAATTGTTTGTAGCGGCTCACAAGGCATTACAGTTGGTTACCCAATTGCAACTGCATATGTATCACCAAAGTTTAGTGAAATTGGCAATGAACTTTTTGTAAGTATTAGAGAAAAACTTGTTTCTGCAACTATTGTTAAAAGACCTTTTTATTCTAGACAGTCATAA
- a CDS encoding tyrosine-type recombinase/integrase encodes MDFVVNVHGLRRTFATIAANAGKPINIISLALGHSDLKTTQGYLMTSQEEVIKGMQGW; translated from the coding sequence ATGGACTTTGTTGTTAATGTACATGGTCTTAGAAGAACTTTTGCTACCATTGCAGCAAATGCTGGCAAGCCGATTAATATTATTTCTCTAGCACTGGGACACTCAGATTTAAAGACAACACAAGGTTATTTGATGACATCTCAAGAGGAAGTAATTAAAGGGATGCAGGGGTGGTGA
- a CDS encoding nucleotidyl transferase AbiEii/AbiGii toxin family protein yields MYENKYLNKLSKELGFSHVDELEKVLRLKEILKLISEDNALLKQLVLKGGTAINLLWFDLPRLSIDIDLNYIGAIEKDKMEKARTTVIQPILENILKSLKYKIETKLEYANNTYELRYTNSNNGNGVIKLDINYLHRIPVLGVTEKKFKALGEESDFTVRTLTLEELYAGKLKALFDRNTPRDLFDVYMLVKNYANEIDEQKLKKAFIFLGTIGMADFDKLNAEKINRINQADFRNVLKPMLRNANEINLPEMLNYVKPFLEKMITFNKSEKLFINTFYDKQELVPEILFESKDFDFLKNYPAALSKLHSLKTVGKL; encoded by the coding sequence ATGTATGAAAACAAATATTTAAATAAACTTTCCAAAGAACTTGGATTTTCACATGTAGATGAACTTGAAAAAGTTTTAAGACTGAAAGAAATATTAAAACTTATTTCTGAGGATAATGCTCTGTTAAAACAACTTGTCTTAAAAGGAGGAACTGCAATTAATTTACTGTGGTTTGATTTGCCAAGACTGTCCATTGATATTGATTTAAATTATATTGGTGCTATTGAAAAAGACAAAATGGAAAAAGCAAGAACCACAGTAATTCAACCAATACTGGAAAATATACTTAAGTCATTGAAATATAAAATAGAAACCAAACTTGAATATGCAAACAACACTTATGAACTTAGGTATACAAACAGCAATAATGGAAACGGTGTAATAAAACTTGATATAAATTATCTGCACAGAATTCCAGTACTTGGAGTAACAGAAAAGAAATTTAAAGCTTTAGGTGAAGAAAGTGATTTTACTGTAAGAACCCTAACACTTGAAGAACTTTATGCAGGAAAGTTAAAAGCACTGTTTGATAGAAATACACCCAGAGATTTGTTTGATGTTTATATGCTTGTCAAAAACTATGCAAATGAAATTGATGAACAAAAATTAAAAAAGGCTTTTATCTTTCTTGGAACTATTGGAATGGCTGACTTCGACAAATTAAATGCTGAAAAAATTAACAGGATTAATCAAGCTGATTTTAGGAATGTACTAAAACCAATGCTAAGAAACGCTAATGAAATTAATTTGCCTGAAATGCTCAATTATGTGAAACCTTTTCTTGAAAAAATGATTACATTTAATAAAAGTGAAAAACTGTTTATAAATACTTTTTATGACAAACAAGAACTTGTACCAGAAATACTTTTTGAAAGCAAAGACTTTGATTTTCTCAAAAACTATCCAGCAGCTCTCTCAAAATTACATTCATTAAAAACAGTAGGCAAATTATAA
- the nrdR gene encoding transcriptional repressor NrdR: MLCPFCNSENSRVLESRTTEESTSIRRRRECENQNCAKRFTTYERIEVMPVLVVKRSGEREPYSREKLRSGIVRACEKTLITAEQIDNVIENIESELSKQGKREVNSAILGKLVLNELRDLDQVAYVRFASVYRQFRSVEDFIKELQDLQSDNSSFKLNNGDFVLAQEAEIKA, encoded by the coding sequence ATGTTATGTCCATTTTGTAATTCAGAAAACAGTCGTGTTCTTGAATCAAGAACAACAGAAGAAAGTACTAGTATTAGAAGGCGAAGAGAATGTGAAAATCAAAACTGTGCAAAACGTTTTACTACCTATGAACGTATTGAAGTCATGCCAGTATTAGTAGTTAAAAGATCTGGTGAAAGAGAACCTTATTCAAGAGAGAAACTTAGATCAGGAATTGTACGTGCTTGTGAAAAAACACTTATAACTGCAGAGCAAATTGATAATGTAATTGAAAATATAGAAAGTGAATTATCCAAACAAGGGAAAAGAGAAGTTAATAGTGCTATCTTAGGAAAACTAGTCTTAAATGAATTAAGAGACTTAGACCAAGTGGCATATGTAAGATTTGCATCAGTTTACAGGCAGTTTAGAAGTGTTGAAGATTTTATAAAAGAATTACAAGATCTTCAGTCAGATAATTCAAGTTTTAAATTAAATAATGGAGATTTTGTTTTAGCACAAGAGGCAGAGATTAAGGCATAA
- a CDS encoding FAD-dependent oxidoreductase, translating into MVQKYDIAIIGGGIIGASIAACLAINGKNLKIAVIDSKDLGMSASQAAAGLLTPFQPRELENKILKDFSFSSFEYFQTFYKIIKDDMPNIDLGFKQSGSFYVVFSNLEFGDIESKLKKVKDITKTIFLNKQELIKQEPLISRDAIGAYYNPFESYLNNQKFLKAINSFCKRRRVDFLNNFVEDIDFSESRVNFITLSNKDIISADSYVICNGAWANKFLKKIFNIDKINENIIKAIKGEILQIETNQKLPFEKIIFSEKGYMLPRPATNKFEKDTILIGSTSDEVNLEKDCHIFKNTPLGINSLTSLFKNMFPSCKDYFITNMWAGLRPKTIDELPILGSCFNLKNLYLSLGHYRHGILMGPYCGKILSDLILSNNSECNIEAFKIDRLYNNCLV; encoded by the coding sequence ATGGTTCAAAAGTATGATATAGCAATAATTGGTGGTGGAATAATTGGTGCTTCAATTGCTGCTTGTTTGGCCATAAATGGAAAGAATTTAAAAATTGCAGTAATTGACTCTAAAGACCTAGGTATGAGTGCATCACAAGCTGCAGCAGGATTGCTTACACCATTTCAGCCACGTGAACTTGAAAATAAAATATTAAAAGATTTTTCTTTTAGTTCATTTGAATACTTTCAGACTTTTTACAAAATTATAAAAGATGATATGCCTAATATAGATTTAGGATTTAAACAATCAGGATCATTTTATGTTGTTTTTTCAAACTTAGAATTTGGAGATATAGAAAGCAAATTAAAAAAAGTAAAAGATATTACAAAAACTATATTTTTAAATAAGCAAGAATTAATAAAACAAGAACCTTTAATTTCAAGAGATGCTATAGGTGCATATTACAATCCTTTTGAAAGTTACTTAAATAACCAAAAGTTTTTAAAAGCAATTAATAGTTTTTGTAAAAGAAGAAGGGTTGATTTTTTAAACAATTTTGTTGAAGATATAGATTTCTCAGAGTCAAGAGTTAATTTTATTACTTTATCTAACAAAGATATTATTTCAGCAGATTCTTATGTAATTTGTAATGGTGCTTGGGCAAATAAGTTTTTAAAAAAGATTTTTAACATAGATAAAATAAATGAAAATATTATTAAAGCAATTAAAGGAGAAATATTACAAATTGAAACAAACCAAAAATTACCATTTGAAAAAATTATATTTTCAGAAAAAGGTTATATGTTGCCAAGACCAGCTACAAATAAATTTGAAAAAGATACTATTCTTATTGGTAGTACTAGTGATGAAGTTAACTTAGAGAAAGATTGCCATATATTTAAAAATACACCTTTAGGAATTAATTCATTAACAAGCTTATTTAAAAACATGTTTCCTTCTTGCAAGGATTATTTTATTACTAATATGTGGGCAGGGCTTAGGCCAAAAACAATTGATGAATTACCAATTTTAGGGAGTTGTTTTAACTTAAAAAACTTGTATTTATCTCTAGGACATTATAGACATGGAATACTTATGGGCCCTTATTGTGGAAAGATTTTAAGTGATTTAATTTTAAGCAACAATTCTGAATGTAATATAGAAGCATTTAAGATTGATAGACTTTATAATAACTGTCTTGTTTAA
- the tsaD gene encoding tRNA (adenosine(37)-N6)-threonylcarbamoyltransferase complex transferase subunit TsaD, translating into MSGNKVIISNCIKKLYNVISMYILGIETSCDETAVAIVQDGKRVIVNNVISQIELHKEFGGVKPSVAKFAHQEVIDGLIDKTLSDARFQMSNINAIAVTLGPGLIISLLVGFKKAKELALKYNKKLIGVNHLFGHICSNYLESDLEPPFVCLLASGGHTQIINVKTYTDYEILGTTLDDACGEAFDKVGRLLGLPYPGGPHLEKLAKDGNPNTYLLPEAKVNPYDFSFSGLKTAVLRLVQKLPSDFNKADLAASFQENVTNTLVKKIVLCANNLGINKIVIAGGVSANKTLRKKLSALSSQLSFSLYMPDLRYCTDNAAMIASAGYFLRNVQQDIEMLDVFARSPN; encoded by the coding sequence ATGTCTGGGAATAAGGTTATAATCTCAAATTGCATAAAAAAATTATACAATGTTATTTCTATGTACATTTTAGGGATTGAGACAAGTTGTGATGAAACTGCAGTAGCTATTGTTCAAGATGGCAAGAGAGTTATTGTAAACAATGTTATTTCTCAAATAGAACTTCATAAAGAATTTGGTGGCGTAAAACCAAGTGTAGCAAAGTTTGCTCACCAAGAAGTTATTGATGGGTTGATTGATAAAACCTTATCAGATGCAAGATTTCAAATGAGTAACATTAATGCAATTGCAGTAACACTTGGACCAGGTTTAATAATTTCACTTTTAGTTGGATTTAAAAAAGCAAAAGAACTTGCTCTAAAATATAATAAAAAATTAATTGGAGTAAATCATTTATTTGGACATATTTGTTCAAACTATTTAGAATCAGATCTTGAGCCACCATTTGTGTGCTTACTGGCTAGTGGTGGTCACACACAAATAATTAATGTAAAAACTTATACTGATTACGAAATTCTTGGTACAACATTAGATGATGCTTGTGGAGAGGCTTTTGACAAGGTTGGAAGACTACTTGGATTACCATATCCAGGAGGACCACATTTAGAAAAATTAGCTAAAGATGGTAATCCAAATACTTATTTACTTCCTGAAGCAAAAGTCAATCCTTATGATTTTAGTTTTAGCGGACTAAAGACAGCTGTTTTAAGATTAGTACAAAAACTTCCTTCTGATTTTAACAAAGCAGATCTTGCAGCAAGCTTTCAAGAAAATGTAACTAATACACTTGTAAAAAAGATAGTACTTTGTGCAAATAATCTTGGTATAAATAAAATTGTAATTGCAGGTGGAGTTTCAGCAAATAAAACTCTAAGAAAAAAGCTCTCAGCTCTTAGCTCTCAGCTCTCATTCTCCCTCTATATGCCAGATTTAAGATATTGTACTGACAATGCTGCAATGATTGCTAGTGCGGGATATTTCTTAAGAAATGTTCAACAAGACATAGAAATGCTGGATGTTTTTGCAAGGTCACCCAATTAA
- the miaA gene encoding tRNA (adenosine(37)-N6)-dimethylallyltransferase MiaA, whose product MKETICTLVGPTCTYKSKIAIELTKKYPFEIISADSRLIYKGMDIGTSKPTLEERKEIPHHMIDITEPDFDYSVGLYKKETEKLIQDIFSCGKIPLFVGGTGLYLNSVLLGLSIPEVKPDLNFRRQLKEYTQEELYKRLTELDPKATEIIHKNDNFRTIRALEVIYKTNKLFSKLKSVREIPFNVIWIGLRYESKEDHIEKIKDRTELFCNNGFIDEVKSLLDKYGELNLFKRTIGYSEAIDFLKNRINKETMIEKIILHTRQFAKRQMTWFKANKKINWVTLQKHPAFLCLVEHFLRNIPH is encoded by the coding sequence ATGAAAGAGACAATATGTACATTAGTAGGACCTACCTGTACTTATAAATCAAAAATTGCAATTGAGCTTACAAAAAAATATCCGTTTGAAATTATTTCTGCTGATTCCAGACTTATATACAAAGGTATGGATATTGGGACCTCAAAACCAACACTTGAAGAAAGAAAAGAAATTCCTCATCACATGATAGATATTACTGAGCCAGATTTTGATTATTCAGTAGGACTATATAAAAAAGAAACAGAAAAATTAATTCAGGATATTTTTTCATGTGGAAAAATCCCTCTTTTTGTTGGTGGGACAGGACTTTATTTAAATTCTGTGCTCTTAGGTCTTTCAATTCCAGAAGTAAAGCCAGATTTAAATTTTAGAAGACAGTTAAAAGAATATACACAAGAAGAGCTTTACAAGAGGCTTACAGAACTCGATCCAAAGGCTACTGAAATAATTCACAAAAATGATAACTTTAGAACAATAAGAGCACTTGAAGTTATATATAAAACCAACAAACTTTTCTCAAAATTAAAGTCAGTCAGAGAAATACCCTTTAATGTAATTTGGATTGGTTTAAGATATGAAAGCAAAGAAGACCATATTGAAAAAATTAAAGATCGTACTGAATTATTTTGCAATAATGGTTTTATAGATGAAGTAAAAAGTCTCTTAGATAAGTATGGAGAGCTAAATCTTTTTAAAAGAACTATAGGTTACTCTGAAGCAATTGATTTTTTAAAAAACAGAATAAACAAAGAAACAATGATTGAAAAAATTATTCTCCATACAAGACAGTTTGCAAAAAGACAAATGACTTGGTTTAAAGCAAATAAAAAAATTAATTGGGTGACCTTGCAAAAACATCCAGCATTTCTATGTCTTGTTGAACATTTCTTAAGAAATATCCCGCACTAG